The window TGTCGGCATTAACCCTATTCTGTATTGCCGAACCGCTAAATGCAAAGGCCAATGCTTTTAACGCAGCAATTCACATTAATACTTTGAACAAGAAATGGGATACCACCATCAAAGGAAAAATTGTGGATGAAAAGGGAGAAACTTTAGTGGGCGTGAGCATTAGGGTAAAGGGCACAAGCCTGGTAACCAGTACCGATGCCAATGGAGCTTTTTCAATTACGATACCTTCATCGGTGAGCAACCCGGTTTTGGAGGTTTCGTACATTGGTTATACCACACAAGAGGTACCCGTTGGTGGAAAAACAACAATCAGCATTCAGCTAAAAAGCTCAACCAACGACCTGGAAGAAGTGGTGGTAGTAGGTTACAATACCGTTAAAAAGAGCGATTTAACCGGTGCAGTAGTAAGCGTGGGCGCAAAAGAAATCAGATCGAGGCCGGTAACCAATGCCCTGCAAGCCATGCAAGGTAAAGCGGCTGGGGTAGATATTACTTCAAATGAGCGGCCAGGCCAGGTTGGCGATATTAAAATCCGTGGTCTACGTTCATTAAAAGCCAGCAATTCGCCATTATTTGTAGTGGATGGAATTCCGTTGCAGGCTGGTGGTATTGATGCCATCAACCCTAACGACATCGAAAACATCGATGTTTTAAAAGATGCCTCGGCAACAGCCATTTACGGTTCGCGTGGTGCAAACGGTGTAGTATTGGTAACCACTAAAAAAGGTAAAACCGGCAGACTAACCATGGATTACGTAGGTACTGCAACCATAGAAACCTTAAACGACAGGATGGACATGATGAACTCTGCACAATATATCGAGTTTCGTCGCGATGCATTCAGGGCATTACCGACAACAGATGTTAGGAAATACCCGGCTGTAGCCACTTTAGCTAAAGACAGAGAAATTTTTGCCGGAGACCCTTACGTGCTTGAAAACATAGAAAAAGGATGGGTAAATGGTGTGTATGATGGCAGTTTGGTTCCAACTACCGATTGGGGAGATCTGGTAACCCGGACCGGAATTACCCAGGATCACGTATTAAGTGTAAGTGGTGGTACCGATAAAATAAAGGCTTACGGATCTTTTGGTTACCTGAATCAAACCGGGACACAACTGGGCCAGGATTTCGAAAGGTACAGTGGTAAATTAAGTGTAGAAATTAACCCCGTTAAGTGGTTTAAAATGGGGCTCAATGTAACCGCAACCTATGGTTTGCAAAACTATGGTTTTGTTGCAGCAAGTGCTTCGGGTGCGGGCAATATATATGCGGCCGCAAGGGGCATGTTGCCGATGGCTATCCCTTACGATCCGAGCGGCAACCGAATTAATTTGCCCGGTGGCGATATCAATATCCAAAACCCCATTCTCGAAGCCGATTATAACATCAATTTACGTAAAACATTAAGAACCCTGGGTTCAGCCTTTGCTGAAGTAAACATTTTAAAAGGATTAAAATACCGCATCAACTTTGGCCCCGATTTTTCAAATTTCTATAACGGAAAATACCAGGATGCAAAATCGGTAAACCGCGATGCAGGCATACCTGGTTCGGTTAACAACTATGCACAACTAAACCAAAGCAACAAGTTTGCCTACACACTCGACCATTTATTATATTACGATAAAACCATTAATAAACACAGCTTTGGAGTAACCTTATTGCAAAGTTCTTCGCTGTTTCAGGATGAATCTTCGTCATTAACAGGCAGTAAAATCAATTTAATTGCACCACTTTGGTACGGATTAAGGGCCGGAAGTATTACCGCTTTGGATGGATTTGACACCGATTTTAGAAAATCTACACTCGAATCGTACATGGCCCGGGTAAACTATAGCTATGATAACAAGTACCTGTTAACCGCGTCGCTCCGTTCAGATGGGGCATCACAATTGGCCGAAGGCAACAAATGGGACTTTTTCCCTTCAGCAGCTTTAGCTTGGCGTATAGATCAGGAAGATTTCATGAAAAACATCAAATGGGTAAGTCAGTTGAAATTGCGCCTTGGTGTGGGTAGTACAGGTAACTCTTCAGTAGATATTGGCAGTACGCTGGGGCTTTTACAACCACTAACCTATACCTTTGGCAGCGCTGCTCAGATCGGTTATGTGGCTTCCGACGCTTCTTTGGCCAATCCAATTTCTTTCCCGAATAAATTACTGGGTTGGGAAAAAACACAGCAATATAACCTGGGTTTGGATTTCGACTTACTGAAAGGAAGAATCAGCGGTTCATTAGACCTCTATAAATCTAAAACAACCGACTTGATTCTACTCAAAAAGATCAACATCATTAATGGTTACCCTACCTCTTTTGATAACATCGGCTCGACAAAAAACAAAGGACTCGATTTAACCATCAATACGGTTAACGTGAGGTCGAAAGATTTCAGCTGGGAATCTACGCTGAATTTCTCTACCAGCAGGGATGAGATTGTTAAACTAAACGGTGGCGACATGGTTGCCGACCTTTTCTTTATTGGAAACGGCATTAGTGTGGCTTACGATTATGTAAAAGATGGCATCTGGCAAGATACTCCGGAAGACAAAATACTGCGCGATAAGTTTAGTGCAAACGGACAAACCTTTTTACCCGGAAGCATTAAAATAAGGGATTTGAATGGCGATTTTAAAATCGATGCCAATAACGACCGTCAGGTGTTAGGCCGTTACACCCCCAGCTGGACAGGTGGTATTACCAATACCTTTAACTACAAGGGTTTTGACCTTTCTGTTTTTATCATTGCGCGTTACAACTTCTTAATTGCTACAGGTGCAGAAGCCTTACAGGGTCGTTTTGCACAACGTGTATTGGATTACTGGACGCCAACCAACCCAACCAACGATTATCCGGCACCTAACTACGGCAGTGCGGCAGGCGATCAGTTTAAAAGCGCAATGAACTATCAGGATGGTTCATTTATTAAAGTTAGAAATATATCATTAGGCTACAATTTCGCAGAAAATATCACTAAAAAACTAACACTTTCCAGACTCAGGGTTTATGCACAGATGATTAATCCAGGCCTGATCTATTCGAAAGTTAAATGGATTGACCCCGATTTAGGCGGTTCTACATTTAACAGAGGTGTTGTATTTGGCATTAACGCCAGTTTCTAAGGAATTAAAAAGATTGATTATGAAAAAGATTGTAAATATTATATCAGGAGTGGCATTGCTAGGTGGGCTAATGATCCTGCCAACATCCTGTAAAAAAAGTTTTCTGGATGAAGAAGTGATTAACTCGCGCAATACATCCGACTTTCAAAAAACCGAGGGATTAGATGGTCTGGTTATCGGGATGTACCAAAGTTTAAAATTTCACTTTAACTATACCTGGGCCTACACCAGCACCAATTACGGGGTTGATGAATTTACAGTAGGCGGCGACAGAACCGAACAGATGTGGAACTCTTATGACGGGACTTTAAATTCGTTTAATGTAGATGTGCAGGCTGTTTTCGACAACATGTACACCAATATCAATTCGGCCAATATTGTAATTAAAAACGTGCCCCTTTATTATACAGGTGCCAATAAAAATACCCGTTTAGGAGAAGGTTACTTTATGCGTGCTTTCGACTATTTTAAACTGGTTAAACAATATGGAGGTGTGCCTTTACAGCTCGAAGCGTTAGATGTAATTAAAGATGAGTTTACCAGAAACACAGCCAAGGAAGTTTACGAACAGGTGATCCAGGATTTTACGCAAGCCTATAACCTGCTACCAACAACAGCATCAGAAAGAGGCAGGATTACCAAATGGGCCGCTGCACATTTTCTGGCCAAAGCCTATCTCTTCCGTGCCAGCGAAATAAACAACGACTGGAATAGCGAGACCAAAACAGCCGACTTACAAAATGCCATTAAATATGCAGATTTGGTAATTGGCAGCGGTCAGCACAGTCTGGCAACAAACTACAGCGATCTGTGGAACTTCACCACCGTTGATGGGGCAAACGAAACCAACAAGGAAGTTATTTTAGCTGCACAATTTTCGAACAACACCGCAACACAGGGAAGGTACGGTAACCAGATTCATCTTTACTATCCATCCGTTTACCAAACCTTACCAGGAATGATCCGCGACATTGCCGGAGGAAGGGAATTTCAGCGTTTGAGATCTACAGATTATGCTTTGGATGTTTTTGACCGCGTTAACGATTCTAGGTTCTGGAAAAGTTTTAAAACACATTACGTTTCCAACAATGCGGCCAGCATACCGAAGTGGGTTAAGGGCAGTGCCCCAACTACAGCACAAGAAGGTCAGCCAAAATTTACAGTTGGCGAAGAAGCTGCTTTATACATTGTTAATAATGCCGGCGATACCCGCTATACCCCTATTGTTCCAAATGCCGATCCAGCTTTACCAACCGATATTGCCCGCCGCAAACCTTCTATGTTTGTGCGGTATTTCGCTGGTCAGCCACAAAGTTATTTAAACAGTCATGGCAATTACGGCGTTAGCCAATACGTGGCCTTATCTAAATTTATGGATGGTTCAAGAAATCTGGTGGCTTCGCAATTTGGCCAGCGCGATGGCATTTTAGCCCGCCTTGCCGAAACGTATTTAATTGCTGCAGAAGCTTACGGCCGCTTAGGTCAGTATGCACAAGCCATTCCTTACCTAAACAGTGTGCGCGATCGTGCTGCCTATAAAGAAGGCGAAGACCGTTCTGCTTATGTAGATGGTGGAATTGCTTACAAAACAAATCCGGCAGTAACTTCGTCCATTGTTTCCTACTCCGATAAAAACACTTATTTCGAATCGAACAATATTCCGGTTACCACCGTAAACACCTTAAGTTTAATGCACCTGAATAGTGAGGCCGATATTTTTAACTCGACCAAAGATTTTTACGATAAAGTTGGGGCAAGTTCTAATGCCGATAAATTCAATGCCTTTATTTTGGACGAACGTTCAAGAGAATTAATGGGCGAATTGATGCGTTGGGAAGACCTGGCCAGGACTAAAACACTGGTAGCGCGTACAGCTGCATTTAACCTCGAGGCTAAACCTGTTGAGGGCAAACATTACTTGCGCCCAATTCCTCAAAGTTTCTTAGATGTACTGAAGATAAACGGAGAGCCTTTAACACCTGCACAGAAACAAGCCATGCAAAACCCAGGCTGGTAAGCTTAAGCAAATACAATTAGCGGTGTTTAAACCAGGTATTCTACCTGGTTTAAACACCGCTTTTTTTATAGAGAAAAATCACATCCGCCCTGAAAGCTTAATGCCATTCCTAAAAGATCTTAAAATCTGGCGTTATTCGCCTGCAGCAGCCAGGCTTCGTAACTCGCAATAACCACCACCGTGTCCGTCACTCCCGTACAGGCGGGAATCCCAATACAAAACGCTTCCCCCAATCCAACCATACACCTACCCATCAATAAGTTACATTTTCACTATCCTTAACCACATACTTTGGTTTTGCACCAGTAACAGTCAACATGCCATTAAATTTTACATCTTGTGCATCGTTCACCCATACTTCGGCACTACCAGGCATTTTAATATTGTTAAACAGTACATTTTTAAGCTGATGGCCCGTAGCCTTAAAACCATTAATATTGATTACAGGTTCTTTGGTTTGTGCATTAGAAAGATCGACGTTACGGAAAACAAAATTTTCAAAAACAGGTAGTTCCGGTGCCGCTGCACCATCGTTATTGTAATTTACGGCCGAGAAAATGGTTATTTTAAGCAACTGACAATCGGCTACCGTTACATTTTTAACATAGCCACCGCGGTCTTTGGTGCCCTTAATCTGCATGCCGTGCAACAAAGCACCAGCTGTACAATCCTGCACCAAAACATCGCTTACCCCTCCCGACATTTCGCTGCCGATAGAAATACCATGCCCCCTGGTAAACACACAATTGCGGATGTTTACATTCCGGGTAGGTTTTCCGATGGTAAATCCTTCGGGGTTTTTGCCCGATTTAATGGCGATACAATCATCACCTGTTGAAAAGGTACAGTTAAAAATATAGCTATCGTCAGATGAATCGGGATCTAAACCATCGCCATTACGGGCAGTACTGCTGATGTTTAAATCGTGGCAGCTTATGCCTTTGCTGTAAATGTAATGAATGGTCCAGCAGGGCGAATCTTTTATCGTTAAACCTTGTATTTCAACATCCTTGCAGTTCATCAAACAGATTAAACGTCCACGGCTTCTTATTCCGTTTTTATCAATCATCGCTTTGCCCAGTGCACCGCCACCTCCGCTAATAGTGCCCCCTCCTTTTATGGCCAACTGCTCTACAGCAAAACCACCTTTATTATTCATTACTCCGGCGTTTAATAAACTGGCATAGGTTTTCATCTCCCAGCCTTCAAAGCGGTTGTTGTAAAATGGCAGATAATCGTCGGTATCGCCGCTGCCTTTTAACACACCATCTTTGGCAATCTCCAGCGTCATGTTGCTTTTCAAAAACAGTGCACCGCTTAAAAATATACCTTTGGGTATGCGTACAGTACCTCCTTTCGGGCAGGCATCTATCGCTTGCTGAATACTTGCTGTATTTAGGGTTACACCATCGCCCTTTGCACCAAATGCAGTTACCGATAAAATTTTTCCGGTGGTTTTGGTGGTAAATTTCAATACGGCACTACTGGCCGATAGTTCCCCAGCTTTATTTTCGGCCTTAATGGTACAGGTATAGGTTTTTAAAGGACTTAGGTTTTTAAGCGTATAGTTAGTTTTAGCCGAAATGCCAATCTCTTTTCCGTTTAAAATAAGGTGATAGCGGATTACATCGAGGTACTCCACTGGCTTATTCCATACCAGCGTAGCCGAATTAGCCGAAACCGTACCTGGTGCTACTACCGGGTTAAGTGGCACTCCTCCAACAGCAAAACACTGTAAAGAAAAAACAATTAAAAACGCACAAACAATTAACGAGCTTCTCATAAAATCTACAAGGGTTAATGGCATAAATTTACAGTTTATGCATTTAAACTATTTGGTTAGGCCAGGGCAAAAGCAAGATAACATCATCAAGTTAAGGCAGCTCTGGTTTAAACGAAAGTATCTCATTCCGGTTGATAAATCATCCTGTAGTGTCCTGCATTAAAAAAAACGGTAAACTGCCATTAAATAATTAATCAGCCGCTTTACAACAGCAAGGCCAGTAACGTTTTTAATACCGGTTTTGCAGGATAGCACAGGATGGATCGCCAAATTTTATATGTTAATATCGTATTATATTTTAACCAAATATTTCCGGCATTATCCATCAGTTTTGCTTGTCGCAACCGACATGTACAAAGGATTATAATTCCGGTATTGCCCTTAGCCATAACCCAATTAAACAGCATGAGCCAAAAAAAATTACTCGCCCTTATTGTTTGCATAACCTTCTGCCTGCAAGCTTTTTCGCAACAAAGCCCATCAGTTAGAACAAGCTATAATTTTAATCCGGGATGGAAACTATACGTTGGCGATATACCAGCAGCAGAATCGGTTGATTTTAACGACCAAAGCTGGAAAGCCATCACCCTGCCCCACGCCTGGAACGAAGATGAAGCCTTTAAAAAATCGATTGAAGAGCACTCAACCGGCATAGCCTGGTACCGCAAACATTTTAAGCTACCCCAAAGCAGCCAGAACCATAAAATTTTTCTAGAGTTTGAAGGCATCAGGCAAGCAGGCGAGTTTTACCTGAATGGCAAATTTATCGGTCGCCACGAAAACGGCGTAATGGCTTTTGGTTTCGATATCAGCGATTTAGTTAATACAGATAAGGAAAATGTAATTGCCATAAAAATAGATAATGCCTGGAACTACAAGGAGAAAGCCACCAATTCGGGCTATCAGTGGAACGATAAAAACTTTAATGCCAATTATGGCGGCATTTCGAAAAATGTAAAACTGCACGTTAGCGGCAAAATATATCAAACGCTTCCACTCTACACCACCTTGCAAACTACCGGAAATTACATTTATGCCAAAGATTTCAGCATCGATCAAAAATCGGCTACTATAGTATCACAATCAGAAGTAAAAAACGAAAGTAGCCAGGCCAGCACCATCACCTACGAAATAGCATTAAAAGATACCGAAGGGAAAACAATTAAAACCTTTGCTGCAGCACCGCAAAGCCTTGCCCCCGGCGAAACCAAAATACTTAAGGCCGAATCGCTGGTTAACGGCCTCCATTTCTGGAGCTGGGGTTATGGTTATTTATATACGGTTACCTCCCGGCTTAAAGTAAACGGAGCCATTATCGACGAGCTGAACACCCAAACCGGTTTCAGAAAGGCAGAATTTAAAAATGGCATGGTGTACTTAAACGACCGTGTATTGATGATGAAAGGTTACGCACAACGGAGCAGCAACGAATGGCCGGCCATTGGCTTATCGGTACCGGCATGGCTAAGCGATTACAGCAACCAGCTTATGGTAGAAAGCAATGCCAATCTGGTTCGCTGGATGCACATTACCCCCTGGAAACAGGATATCGAATCGTGCGACCGCGTAGGTTTAATACAGGCCATGCCTGCCGGCGACTCGGAAAAAGATGTAACCGGTACCCGCTGGGACCAAAGAAAAGCTGTAATGCGCGATGCCATTATTTACAACCGCAATAACCCCAGCATCCTGTTTTACGAGTGCGGTAACGAATCGATCAGTGCCGAACACATGAAAGAAATGAAAGCCATTCGCGATACTTACGATCCTTACGGCAACCGGGCCATCGGATCAAGGGAGATGCTCGATATACCCGAAGCCGAGTATGGTGGCGAAATGCTCTACATCAACAAAAGCGCAACCAAACCACTATGGTCGATGGAGTACTCGCGCGATGAGGCCCTTCGCAAATACTGGGACGAATTTTCGCCTCCATACCATAAAAATGGGGCCGGACCGCAATACAAAGGAGCCGATGCCAGCGATTATAACCGCAATATGGACAGCCATGCCATTGAAGACGTCATCCGCTGGAACGAATACTACCAGGAACGGCCGGGCACAGGTACCCGCGTAAGTTCGGGTGGGGTAAACATCATTTTTTCTGATTCGAATACCCACCACCGTGGCGAAGAAAATTACAGGCGCAGCGGCGAGGTAGATGCCATGCGCATACCAAAAGATGGCTTTTTTGCACATAAAGTGATGTGGGATGGCTGGGTAGATGCCAAAAAGGAAGGCATTTACATCATTGGGCATTGGAATTATAAGGCTGGCATTAAAAAGAACATCTACGTAGTGGCCGCAGGCGATAAAGTAGAACTGATCCTTAACAACAAATCGTTAGGCTTTGAAAAAAAGAGCGATGGCTTTTTGTTCACCTTTAATGAAGTAGCCTATCAGGCAGGTACACTGAAAGCGATATCGTACACGGCAGACGGTAAAAAACTGGCCGAAACACAATTAAAAACTGCCGCGAAGCCCGTGGCGCTAAAGCTTACAGCCATTAAAAACCCTGCTGGCTTTAAGGCCGATGGAGCCGATGTAGCACTGGTTCAGGTTGAAGTGGTAGATATAAACGGAAACAGGTGCCCAACAGCTTTAAATACCATTAACTTTGAGCTAAGCGGAGCTGCCGAGTGGCGCGGCGGACTGGCACAAGGCCCTGATAATTTCATTTTATCGAAAGTACTTCCTGTAGAAGGTGGTGTAAACCGGGTTTTAATCCGTTCGTTAACGCAAGCCGGCAAAATTACCCTTAACGCCAGCGCTGATGGTTTAAAACCGGCTACAATTGGCTTAGCAACCACCCCAGTGCCAGTAGAAAACGGTTTGGCAACGAGTTTTCCCACTGATGGTTTAAAACCGAATTTAAGCAAGGGCGAAACGCCAAAAGGCAGTTCATTTACCATACAGCGTAAAACAATTAAAATTGTATCAGCCGAAGCAGGCGCAAATAACGATAAAGCGCAATTGAGTTACGATGACAACGAACTGAGCGATTGGGTTAACGATGGAAAAATAAATACCGCCTGGATTAAATACACCCTGGAGAAAGAAAGTACCATTAGCCAGGTGGCTTTAAAATTAAACGGTTTCCGTTCTAAAACCTATCCGCTACGCATTACGGTTGATGGCAAAGAGGTATTTAACGGCGAAAGTAAAACCAGTTTAGGTTATTTTACCGCTACCTGCAAACCCACAAAAGGGAAAACTGTAACCATACAGTTGCTTGGTTCGGGCAAGGAAAGTGAAAATGCAGTTATTGGTGTAGAAGTAAACGGAAAAAAACTGGATGATGGCGTGAGCCGGGCAGAAACCAAACTAAAAGGCGGCTTAAGTATTATAGAAGCCGATATTTTTGAAACCCCTTAAAAAACAGCAAACGCTACCATGAAAGCATTAAAACTATATTTTCTGTTGCTTCAAACCCTAATGGTTTCAGTAACCTATGCACAAAACAAAACCAATATTGAGGTAAATTTCGACCAGCAAATTGCGCCAATGAAACCCGTTTGGGCCTGGTTTGGTTACGATGAGCCCAATTACACCTATATGAAAGATGGCCAGAAACTGCTAACCGAGATTTCGAAACTCAGTCCGGTGCCGGTTTACGTAAGGGCACATAATTTACTAACCTCGGGCGATGGCACGCCAGCACTTAAATGGGGCTCAACCAATGCCTACACCGAAGATGCTAAGGGCAACCCCGTGTATAACTGGAAAATTGTTGACCAGATTTTCGACACTTACGTAAAAAGAGGAATGAAACCACTGGCGCAAATTGGTTTTATGCCCGAGGCCCTGTCTACCCATCCTATTCCCTACCAGCACCAATGGAAACCCGGAGCAAAATACAGTGTAATCGAAACCGGATGGGCATATCCACCCAAAGATTACCAAAAATGGAGCAACTTGGTTTACGAATGGGTAAAACACAGTGTAGCCCGTTATGGCAAAGCCGAAGTAGAAAGCTGGTACTGGGAAGTTTGGAACGAACCTGATGGTGCCTACTGGAAAGGCACGCAGGCCGAGTTTTTTAAACTTTATGATTATGCCGCAGATGGTTTGAAACGCGCCCTCCCCAATGCCAGAATTGGTGGTGCAAATGTTACCGGCGGAGCTTCCAAATACCTCGATGCCTTTATTAAGCACTGCTTAAGCGACACCAATTATGTAACCGGAAAAATCGGTTCGCCCTTAGATGCCGTTCTTTTTCATGCCAAGGGATCGCCCCGAGTGGTAAACGGCACAGTGGTGATGGATATCCGCGCTCAGCTACGCAATATGGAATCGAACTACCGCGTAATTGCCAAATACCCACAACTTAAAAATATCCCGGTTATTATTGGCGAATCAGACCCTGAAGGCTGTGCAGCCTGCGGTATGGCTACCAATCCCGAAAATGCTTACCGCAATGGCACCATGTATTCGAGTTATACCGCAGCTTCTTTTGCGCGTTTGTATGCACTTACCGATCTGTATAAAATTAACCTGCTGGGCGCCGTGACCTGGTCGTTCGAGTTCGAAAACCAACCCTGGTTTGCAGGTTTTAGAGATTTAGCCACCAACGGAGTTGATAAACCTGTGCTAAATGTTTTCAGGATGTTTGGGATGATGAAAGGCAGCCGCGTTGCCACCACAAGTAACCGCATGTATGAGCTAAGGTCGGTACTCGATTCGAGTATCAGAAAGTCCCAAACCGATATTGGTGCACTGGCCGCTAAAGCAGAAAAATCGGCTTCCGTATTGGTATGGAATTACCACGATGAAGATAAAACAGGCACACAAGATTCGGTTAAGGTTATGCTCAATAACTTAGCCGCCAAAACCGTTACCCTAACCGAATACCGCATAGATGGCGATAACAGCAATGCTTACGAAGTTTGGAAAAAAATGGGTTCGCCACAAAATCCCGATTCAAAACAGATTGCACTACTGGAAAAAGCTGGTCAGCTTAAAATGGTTGGTAAGCCGGTAAAGAGAAGCAATTTAAAGGGAGTAGAGATTTTATTACCCAGACAAGGAGTTTCGTTTTTGAAGCTGGATTGGTAATTCATAACCGTAACCGTCATTTCGACTGAGTGCAGCGAACGGAGAAATCTATAAGATAAGTTTCAGCACCTCACTTACCTGGAGAGCACCGCTAAAAATAAAACCGTCAGGCTGTGCAGATAAGTAGATCATATGAAAAATCGTTTTTTATCAGTTGTTTCCATTATTGGGTTTACCATTTCCGTAATACTCCCTGATTTTTTCCTCCAAACCGATAATCCTATATTCATCATCGATTTTATCGAATTTAGATACCACTGATCCATTTTTATCAAATAAGATTATACTGGGAATATAATCAATGTTCCATTTTCTGCTTAAGGGTATTCCTTCAGGATTTTTTAAGTCATCTATAGTGAGCAGATGATCAGGGATATCCCTGAAATTGACAAAAATATCATATCCATTTTTTTTAACAGCTGATATCCAATCGTCATTTCTCTTATCAATTGATACTGTGATGACTTGCAGGCCATCCTTTGAATATGTATTATATATTTTTTTAAGATTGGGGCTTGATTTGACACACGGAATGCACCAACTTGCCCAAAAGTCTACTATAACCAAACTCTTTCCGATAAAATTATTGAATTTGACTGTTTTGTTCTGCTCATTTTGCAATGCTACTGACTCAAGACTATAATTGTTTTTTAAAAGGGCCAGTTGATCAGCTGCTAGTCGGTTATTGATTCTTAGCAAATTATCTTTTCCCAATTTACTTTCCTTTACATCTCCTGCAAAGTCGTGATAAATTGATTTGATCAAAAAGATTGGTATAGACCTGTCAGAAATAAATTCGGTGAATAGATATGCACTGGCATAAGATTTTGGATGGTTTTTAATAAAATCAATTTGATTGGATTTAATATTTTTATTCACTGCAGTCAATTTGGACTGTAACTGATCTCGCTGGCCTTTAAGTGCTGCAATGGTGTCTTTATTAGCAGATATTTTTATCCTGTTATTATATATAGTCCTTTTCATTAACAGATTCTTCACCTCCAATAGAAGCGCGCTATTTTGCTGACTTAACAAGTCCATGTCCCTTTGGGTATCAGACCCTGTGATTTTGGCTTCAGGGAAATTATTCTCGGCAATAGAGATCGACATTTTTTTTGGTTCAAGAAAAAATCTTATCGTATTGGGATCATCATAATTTTTGGTTTTTA is drawn from Pedobacter sp. HDW13 and contains these coding sequences:
- a CDS encoding beta-xylosidase — its product is MKALKLYFLLLQTLMVSVTYAQNKTNIEVNFDQQIAPMKPVWAWFGYDEPNYTYMKDGQKLLTEISKLSPVPVYVRAHNLLTSGDGTPALKWGSTNAYTEDAKGNPVYNWKIVDQIFDTYVKRGMKPLAQIGFMPEALSTHPIPYQHQWKPGAKYSVIETGWAYPPKDYQKWSNLVYEWVKHSVARYGKAEVESWYWEVWNEPDGAYWKGTQAEFFKLYDYAADGLKRALPNARIGGANVTGGASKYLDAFIKHCLSDTNYVTGKIGSPLDAVLFHAKGSPRVVNGTVVMDIRAQLRNMESNYRVIAKYPQLKNIPVIIGESDPEGCAACGMATNPENAYRNGTMYSSYTAASFARLYALTDLYKINLLGAVTWSFEFENQPWFAGFRDLATNGVDKPVLNVFRMFGMMKGSRVATTSNRMYELRSVLDSSIRKSQTDIGALAAKAEKSASVLVWNYHDEDKTGTQDSVKVMLNNLAAKTVTLTEYRIDGDNSNAYEVWKKMGSPQNPDSKQIALLEKAGQLKMVGKPVKRSNLKGVEILLPRQGVSFLKLDW
- a CDS encoding TlpA disulfide reductase family protein, with protein sequence MRKENNMFKKVVLVLLLGCVLSSLVTMECAGQKTVTDKSFQMSGELIGDSTKFVVLRFVDNQGKNITDTCYIKDGRLNFQGNIEQPTLAMLTGRVKTKNYDDPNTIRFFLEPKKMSISIAENNFPEAKITGSDTQRDMDLLSQQNSALLLEVKNLLMKRTIYNNRIKISANKDTIAALKGQRDQLQSKLTAVNKNIKSNQIDFIKNHPKSYASAYLFTEFISDRSIPIFLIKSIYHDFAGDVKESKLGKDNLLRINNRLAADQLALLKNNYSLESVALQNEQNKTVKFNNFIGKSLVIVDFWASWCIPCVKSSPNLKKIYNTYSKDGLQVITVSIDKRNDDWISAVKKNGYDIFVNFRDIPDHLLTIDDLKNPEGIPLSRKWNIDYIPSIILFDKNGSVVSKFDKIDDEYRIIGLEEKIREYYGNGKPNNGNN
- a CDS encoding sugar-binding domain-containing protein, with translation MSQKKLLALIVCITFCLQAFSQQSPSVRTSYNFNPGWKLYVGDIPAAESVDFNDQSWKAITLPHAWNEDEAFKKSIEEHSTGIAWYRKHFKLPQSSQNHKIFLEFEGIRQAGEFYLNGKFIGRHENGVMAFGFDISDLVNTDKENVIAIKIDNAWNYKEKATNSGYQWNDKNFNANYGGISKNVKLHVSGKIYQTLPLYTTLQTTGNYIYAKDFSIDQKSATIVSQSEVKNESSQASTITYEIALKDTEGKTIKTFAAAPQSLAPGETKILKAESLVNGLHFWSWGYGYLYTVTSRLKVNGAIIDELNTQTGFRKAEFKNGMVYLNDRVLMMKGYAQRSSNEWPAIGLSVPAWLSDYSNQLMVESNANLVRWMHITPWKQDIESCDRVGLIQAMPAGDSEKDVTGTRWDQRKAVMRDAIIYNRNNPSILFYECGNESISAEHMKEMKAIRDTYDPYGNRAIGSREMLDIPEAEYGGEMLYINKSATKPLWSMEYSRDEALRKYWDEFSPPYHKNGAGPQYKGADASDYNRNMDSHAIEDVIRWNEYYQERPGTGTRVSSGGVNIIFSDSNTHHRGEENYRRSGEVDAMRIPKDGFFAHKVMWDGWVDAKKEGIYIIGHWNYKAGIKKNIYVVAAGDKVELILNNKSLGFEKKSDGFLFTFNEVAYQAGTLKAISYTADGKKLAETQLKTAAKPVALKLTAIKNPAGFKADGADVALVQVEVVDINGNRCPTALNTINFELSGAAEWRGGLAQGPDNFILSKVLPVEGGVNRVLIRSLTQAGKITLNASADGLKPATIGLATTPVPVENGLATSFPTDGLKPNLSKGETPKGSSFTIQRKTIKIVSAEAGANNDKAQLSYDDNELSDWVNDGKINTAWIKYTLEKESTISQVALKLNGFRSKTYPLRITVDGKEVFNGESKTSLGYFTATCKPTKGKTVTIQLLGSGKESENAVIGVEVNGKKLDDGVSRAETKLKGGLSIIEADIFETP